One genomic segment of Manis pentadactyla isolate mManPen7 chromosome 1, mManPen7.hap1, whole genome shotgun sequence includes these proteins:
- the RPL22L1 gene encoding 60S ribosomal protein L22-like 1, whose product MAPHKDKKPKRSTWKFNLDLTHPVEDGIFDSGNFEQFLREKVKVNGKTGNLGNVVHIERFKNKITVVSEKQFSKRYLKYLTKKYLKKNNLRDWLRVVASDKETYELRYFQISQDEDGSESED is encoded by the exons ATGGCGCCG CACAAAGACAAAAAGCCTAAGAGGTCAACCTGGAAGTTTAATTTGGACCTTACTCATCCAGTAGAAGATGGGATTTTTGATTCTGGAAATTTT gAACAGTTTCTACGAGAGAAGGTTAAAGTCAATGGAAAAACTGGAAATCTTGGGAATGTTGTTCATATTGAACGCTTCAAGAATAAAATCACAGTTGTTTCTGAGAAACAGTTTTCTAAAAG gtatttGAAATATCTTACCAAGAAATACCTTAAGAAGAACAATCTTCGTGATTGGCTTCGTGTGGTTGCATCTGACAAGGAGACTTATGAACTTCGTTATTTCCAGATCAGTCAAGATGAAGATGGATCTGAATCTGAAGACTAG